The following coding sequences are from one Lolium rigidum isolate FL_2022 chromosome 6, APGP_CSIRO_Lrig_0.1, whole genome shotgun sequence window:
- the LOC124668654 gene encoding heavy metal-associated isoprenylated plant protein 2-like: protein MTKMVLKVPMVCKKCKSCSLQIVSKIKGIKSMTFDEEKNTLTVVGEVDVVKVVAKLRKAKHPATVVTVSDEKKEAEEKKKKDEEEKKKKEKEAEEKKKKEIAAAMMQYCPKQAYCPKPYPQPAYCYTVDDHPGSCTIV, encoded by the exons ATGACGAAG ATGGTGCTTAAGGTGCCGATGGTCTGCAAGAAGTGCAAATCCTGCTCCCTGCAGATTGTCTCGAAGATCAAAG GCATCAAGTCGATGACGTTCGACGAGGAGAAGAACACGCTGACGGTGGTGGGGGAAGTGGACGTCGTGAAGGTGGTGGCCAAGCTGCGCAAGGCGAAGCACCCGGCGACGGTGGTGACGGTGAGCGACGAGAAGAAGGAGgccgaggagaagaagaagaaggacgaggaggagaagaagaagaaggagaaggaagcggaggagaagaagaagaaggagatcgccGCCGCGATGATGCAGTACTGCCCCAAGCAGGCGTACTGCCCCAAGCCTTACCCGCAACCAGCTTACTGCTACACCGTCGACGACCACCCCGGCTCCTGCACCATCGTCTGA